The sequence TTCAGCCTCTTTCATGGTATTAATCATCGGATAATTCCAATCCAATCCAATCTATTATGCATATAATAGTTATGTTGTatcttcttctgttttggacTCAATCTGCAGCGGAATCCGGCGAAGCAGGCATTGTTTGACGAGAGCGAGCTTGGCGGGGAAGCGAGGGAGGCGAAGAAGAGGTTGGATGCAAGGCTGCAGCATCGATGGAAGTCGCAAAGCAAAAGGTTGGTTGGTACAGACGATGATTTCAATACAATTCGTATTAAATTATTCGTTCTTGAAATTGCACATGCTTGGCTGGAATTATTTAGGTTTTGTAGTCCGCAGCATTATATcatgataaataaataagaaaatatgaaataatcatCAAAGATAATATTGGCTATAAAATTTGGAATATAAAGATTGATCGGCATCCGataaattgattttttgaaTTCGAAAAATATCAGTTTAACCAGTTCAGTTCGATTATTTCTTCTCAAAATTGATCAAATCGAAGCAATAGAACGTTAGAATTTCTatgtttttacattttttttagaaattgttATATTGGCATGTTTTAACattagtgagtctaatgatttttttttttaagtttatttggTTTAATCTTTAATAATTCGATTAATTGGTAATGTAAACGACAATTAATTGTCAACTCTATTCATCGATGCTTCGACAGAAGTGAGAAAGGATATTGGTAGGAACACTTTTTTACCTGTAATTTTAAAATCGGCtgtagattaaaaaaaataaaaaaattaagtaaaggccgaaaataataaaattttaaaatttatgattgtGAAATTATATTTGTCTGTATACAATATATCTACTTCTACTTATATGAAAGTGGCAATAAGTTGTATTTGGCCAGTTTTCTCCCGGTTGCCGGTTAAGAGCCATAACACGTGTTGTGTGTTTCTTGCGCCGATAATCAATAGTGTGTGCTGTCATTACGAGATGCATCGCCCTACCACGCGTCGTACGAGCATCCTCCTTCCTCCCCGATTTCTTCCTGCTTTCCTGTTCTTCTCTGTTGGTTGCATTTGTTTTTCGGCTTTCCCCAACTCTCCATCTTTTTGTGCTCCTTCCTCCTTCAAGTCTTCGTGCTCCGCCCGAACTTCACGCCCAACAGGCAGACAACGACAACCGGTGAGTTACCTCTTTCCTTCTCTTTGGCCTTGATTATTTTGTGTTGTCTTGCTCTGATTAGGTTGTTCACCTTGTTTTTTTGCCTTCTTTCAGCGTCGTGTCAGCATCTTCATTCCTCCCCTACTTCTTCCTGATTTCTTGTTTTCCTCTGTTGGTTGCATTTGTTGTTCGGTTATCCCAAACTCTCCATCTTTTTGTGCTACTTTCTCCTTTAAGGCTTCGTGTTCCGCCCGATCTTCACGCCCAACGGGCAAAAAACGACACCCGGTGAGTTATCTCTTTTCTTCTCTTTGGCCTTGATTATTTTATGTTGCCCTGCTCTGATTATGTTGTTCTTCCTGTTTTTTTTGCCTTCTTTCAGCTACATTGATCCCTTTGGTTCACTTCCGCTTAGTTTATGCTTTTCCCCATGTTTTTCTTCCTTTCTGTAGCTACGTTAGACGGCTTGGTGCGTGTCATTCGGTTACCCGTAATGCCTCATTTTGGCTTCGTTTCCAAAGCTTCTTTGTAGAGTTTCTTTGGTTTCCCCCCTTCTCGCGCGGGCCGCACTTGCTTCTCCTTTATTATAGATCAACTGTGTTTTCTCCTCGGTCCTGTTCGTCCTTGTTGTTTTTTCCTTTCCCTCTCCGTCTAGACTACACTTATCGTTACTTGCTCACCTTATCTTGAAGTATTTTACCTTGTGCCTTTTTAGTGGGTCTTTGTTTTTCCCTTGTTGTTAGTTTCTCCTTGCTGCGGCTTTTGGTTTTTAATTGAGCTactaaagaaaataatttgGCACATCTTCGCCACGGCAATTGAAGATTGCTCTGAAATTCCTTTGAGCTGCTTTGCTTCTTACTTTCTATTAGGCACGTCCTACTTGTTTTGAGTTGTTTATCCCCATACTGACCTTTAAAGTATGCTGTTGTTCTGCTCCTGAATATATTTATGTTGTATATATAGGCGAACTGTTCCTATTACGAGGCCCCCGCATCTTACCCCTATGGCAAGCTCGTCCTCTCGTGCTGTATACAGGTTTGCTATTTCTTTGTTGTTTTATTAGTTTACCCtttagttttcttggtttattaCTGCACCCGTGGTTTTCTCATCCCATCCTTATTAGTGTTGGCATATTTTCCCTACTAGCTTTTGTGGTGTCAAATTATAGGTTATAGATCATTATTGCGTGTttctttttttacaaaattgtGTCGTATTTACCGTTATTTAAGAATTCCATAAACCAACGCACCGAGCAATATTAAGATCAGACATTTTGAATTACTTGCTGTTATAAAATAACAATGATGCTGCGTCATAAAGAAATGTACGCactacaaaaataaatacaacatataataaaaaaaaaacccatgcAATATCCAGTAAACAATTTCATgctataataaattatatctaAGGCCTTTCTACTTATTTATACGATATCGTTTTTTTATTGCTAACTTACAACTAACAACTGTTATATTATTACTCTAAACTAAGCAAAATAAGGAACTTTGGTAATATTCATTCTAAAACATTTTGCTCAGGGAAAAATGCATACTTACAAATACAAAATATGGACTAAATAATGAAAAACGAGGTATATGTTTAAATAATACAAGAGAAAAACCTAAAAGAGGCTTTAAATATACTCAATAATATAATAACCACTGgttatattacaaaaaaaacatttatgcCCTTACACTTGTCAATAATGTAAAACATTTAAGTTGCTTATATTGAGGTGGCCAAAAATAATCAAACCAAGTGTCATACCCCATCTATGACTCACCTTCTtccacatgatatatatgaatttatctaCCATCAACTAGCTTGCAAGTACTTACCTTAACATTTCAATACTTTCCTTTCTGGAGCAAAACATACGTCTTCTAAATCAACTCCAATGGAAAACACCTCGTGCTGTGATTGTATCGACTGCACTCAACGTTATTACAATTATCTTCTTTCTGTTATTACAATTCTCTTTCTGAAAGAAGATGAAGAACTAATAAAAAGATTTTACTCGAATCCAGTATGAGTCATCCTCTTACAAAGAGCGCTGAAGATGGAGTCAAAGCTTTCTCTTCTACTAGACTACGCAGCCGATATTGAAAAAGTGCTAGATGTCAACGTTATTCGTCAAACACAGTATGTAAATTAAACAGATACTAGAACAACTATCTTATTTTTTGGAATCGTTTATTTCAGAAACATTTACATTGACCTACTagcaattataaaatatattctaTAGATTCTTCATCTAGAAAAGTTGtgttaactttattttttacaCTTAGTAACCTTTTCCCTCTTGTAATTCATAAATAACTTTATGACATGTTATTTGCATAACATTTTTTCGTACTTAATTTATGTATTCTCAATAATTTTAGGCTCTAACTTACCAAATTATTAATGACCTAACTAATAACTGATGAATTTCGGGGATTTCTAAGCttaatcaataaatcatatatatgacaTTTGCATTATAGATAGGCTCAAGAAAAACCGATATATGAAAAAGCTTATTCAATCGTATTATTGCTTACATTCACCTACGCCTTATATTTGGCctctgtttttaaaaaaaatccaactttaataaaatataaatattttagccAATTGTTTcgttttaataatataaaatgataTAGTGAGATTTTCTacctatttttatttatgatacgttaaatttatatatttcaatacAAGTGAATATACTAAAATCTAATACACGTTATAATGGgcttttattttttcaagttCGGCTCCGCAGGTTGAAACAAGGAATGAGATACTCTTGTGATCGTACGAGCATAAATAAGAGTTTTGTGCTTCTTAAATATGTGTTATTTGATAACATTAGACATAAAATATGTAATTTATCAATCTACTACTACAATTAGACTTTATTAGTATTTTCATACCATGGTTTAGCCAACCTCTAGATTGTTTcttaaatttatcaaaaatgcCAATATGTACAAAACCGAGAATGTTCCAATTTTAActtatatatacatttaaaaaacaataaatttctacaattttttttccacACATCATTTTCTNNNNNNNNNNNNNNNNNNNNNNNNNNNNNNNNNNNNNNNNNNNNNNNNNNNNNNNNNNNNNNNNNNNNNNNNNNNNNNNNNNNNNNNNNNNNNNNNNNNNNNNNNNNNNNNNNNNNNNNNNNNNNNNNNNNNNNNNNNNNNNNNNNNNNNNNNNNNNNNNNNNNNNNNNNNNNNNNNNNNNNNNNNNNNNacacacacacacacacacacacacacacacacacacacacacacacacacacatatatatatacacaaacaCATATATTCCTACATCTAATATGTCGTTttacatttatatataattcGTATATATAACCTAATTGcctataattttttgtttcggTAATGCTTACTTCTCTGTTTCTTAGATTTAGCATCTCTAAATTTTCTCACACTGATAAAGCCACCTCGATAATGATTTAACATCTCAGACTTCATATTATCTCCTATATTATTTTACCCACAAAATACAactgttttattttgttttatatcaACATAATtgtaatgcattaaaataaaaactcatacaattaaatatatacaaatataaacGCATATTTATCGGTTTTAAAATACTAgtaaattttaacatttattacatGAAAACTTGGGTAAACACCTCAAATATTTGAGGTGCCTACAACTAGTACAAATATAAAGCAAGCATCTTAAAAAATTTAGTGGAAAGCGACCGTGTCACCCAATTTCTTTTGCCCCGGCCCGCTATTGGCCATAACCAGTGTTCCTTAATATCAAATCAGTTTCAGTTGATTGTGGATCCAATGAATACTattgctttaattttttttgttacatGAGATCAACAGTGTCGTGTATCAGGACTAATGATGATCATTCGATCTACAATGTGTAACATTCCCATCAAATTAATGTTTTAGTTTAAGTTTTATAATAGAAAGATGTcccaattttttaattttaaaaaaaaattgagaaactTTGATTCCGTTATGTTTGTCATTTCtccatttttataatattttttacccAACATAAgtttatgtaatttatattttatttacgcGTGGGCGATTTCAGATCATCGAGTGAACAAGCGAAGGAAGAGCCGAAGAAATTAAAATGGTTAAAAATAAAGTGGAAATCAAGTGAAGAGGAGGAATGTGCAGTTTGTTTGGAGCAAGTTAAGGGGGAGGGAGAGAGCATAATGCATTTGCCTTGTGTTCATAAGTTTCACACCGAGTGTTTGGTCCCATGGTTGGAGACCAATGCAAATTGCCCTTGCTGTAGAATGGAAATTCATTAATAATAAAGTTCCATTAATATAATTCGAGATATCTTAAATTTTTAAGATAAATTTATATGTCGAATTGATCTATAAGAAAATCATATAGAGAaggaattaatttaaaaaattgaaataaaataacgaTAATGTCgttttagatgaaaaaataagacgaaataatattttaaagaacCATGTGAAAgaacttatttatttatctatcgTATATAATAGCAAAACGGGACACGGATTGGGTAAGTTTAATATAttgatttcatttgttttttttaatgaataacatatttttaattttcaaaattaatgagtttatttatattttttatataaaaaataaagattattatttttcaaatatttgaatttatgctATTTATTATAGGAGAGAGATTTCTTGATAAGTACACAAAACAAAATTTACGTATCATGATATTAGGTGGcagatttatttttatgatcatatcctacttatgttatatgattttattatgcactagttatatttgaatatttttgttgAGCTTGGATGATAAAtctaaaaatatgttttgaacGATGACGAGCAATGGGAGTAGTCGAGGTTTATATAAGACCTTCtactttcaaaatataattataaaaaatagtgagagactataatgtaattttgatatataaattaaaaaataaaagaataaaaaatgacTTCAATAAGAATTGAAGCTATAACCTAAATCCCAAGAAACAACGATTCTATCCGCTGAACTACAtataacttaaattaaaattttaacattttattaatatatataatttttaaaacagATCATGACATCAAAGTTAGTCactctaagtgtctcaaacttaataaaatagtatagattTTGCGAGAtgtcatgatattttttttctttttagattaatttaattatatattatatactattaAAAAATCTTAATAACAATATCAATTTATGTTATCATGAATAATCAATCAACCCCAACCTTGAAGTTTGAACACAGTAAGgaaatatcataaataaaagGAAATATAAAATGGGCCATATCGGCTGGCTATATTGCGAATATGGGCTATTTATAACGCTGGAAAGAATCCTAATATCTCCACCAGCGGGTTACCGATTTCGGAGTCTAATGCACCTTCAATGTTTGATCGAGCCTGAGAATTTACGAAATTCTTGGAAATTGGAACCAGAGAAAATGTGGTCACACGAAAAGATGTGGCCTTTGGGGGGTTTCGAGTGGGCGGAGCTTCCGGAAGATCTGAAAGTTGAGATTTTGTGTCGGTTGCAGAGCAAGGCTCTTATGAGGCTTAAGTGCGTCTCAAAATCTTGGTACTTTTTGATTTCCTATGCTTGCGCTCCTATGATATCTTCTCTTTCCCGTTCTGCCACTTTTTGTGGCTTCTTCTATACCCATAAAATCGTTAGGCTTGGCCggcattttcttgattttttgtcCGCGGAAGAGTATTCCGGTGAATTCTACCCCCGATATCTACCTGAATTGTCCGGACTTTGGAAATCTCGTAGAGCGTTTCTGCCTTTTGAGGACACGCCATCGGCCATTCAAAGTTACTGCAACGGGCTTTTTATTTTGGTCCGCTCCGGCTCAAATCCCACCGAGTATATTGTCTGCAATCCAACCACCTGTGAGTACATTGAACTTCCCATCAACCCCCATCACATAGGTGATGATAATGATCCCCATGTTGCCTCTTTAGCTTTTGATCCCAGTGATTCTACTATGTCCTTTAAGGTTGTTCGAAGGGCAGCCGATGTGTCACTCTCACATCCTATAAAGCTGGACCTTTTCACATCCGACTCAGGTAATTGGGCCACCCGTGTTCTAGTTCTTGACCACGTGCTTCATGGGTTCAATTGGATCGATCATTCTGTTTACGTGAATGGGCTTTTGTACGTGATATCTCTGGCCAAGTATTTACTTGGCTTTAATCTCCGTTTCACAACCAAAACAGATATTACTCATCTGGCCATTGAGTTGCCTCATAAAGAAAAATTCGATGATTGTGGATCATTTGGGACATCCAGAGGGTGTGTGGTTTATTCCAATAATGACAAGTCTAAAATACTAGTCTGGCGGTTAGAACACGGTGTTCACTGGATTCTCCAGCACATAGTGAGCATCGATGAGATGGTGTCTCAACACCCGCGACATAGGTGGTTGCGGTGGCTCCACAACATGGGAGAGATTGAAGTTTACGGCTTTCATCCCAAGTCAGAAGTAATATTCGTAGGAACACCTCGCCTAGTGCTCCAATATAGTCCGAATACCAAGCAGCTTAAAATTTTCCGTCAGTTCCGACGCGGACGGGAAATCGTGTGTGGTCAATACAAAATGTACCCTTCCTCGTGCTGCCCTGTTATTCTGAATGGTGTTCTCTCTTCATCCAGTAAGTTCTCCTAGTTTCTCCTTTACAACTTTGTGTGAGCCATGACATATTTCTGAATTCATGATTGATGAGGTTTTCATTTGTTGCAATGGTTCTAAGCCTACGTTTTGTGTGGTATTTCTTGCAAACTGCTACAAGATAAATATAACATGTCATAATTGAGTTTGAACAAAAGGACGTGCTGATATTGTGTCCAACGTTGTTACATCATTTGAACTCCCGGGCCTTTCTAATCGGTGCGATTATGTAAGGCGAAAGATGCATCTCTGTCTTCAAATTAAACGTCTTTACCAAAGCTTTGGAAACCACAGTCTCACTGCTGTCGCTGCCAACGATCACATTGCACACTTGACTTCAAATAGTGCATCGGGTTTGGAATATTTAATGTCATTGAGATTATCTTTCTTCTTCAGGGCTACCAAGAGGAATTGAACAATACATGCTACTTCTTCCCATCCCGTTCAAACATGACACCCTTGTAGATATCTTCACCAAGCTCTTGCTTCTCTAGTCCTTGTCACCACCATCTTCTACATGACTAATATACCTTCTATTTGGACAACTATTCAGTAGATAACCTGGTTGGTTGCTACCATTCTTCTAGAGTTATATGTTCATAAGGGTCAGTATTGACTAGTTGTGGTTGCTGATTTTGACCTTGAGTATTAAGTCGAACACGGGCTGAAGTTTCAATCCGATTTGGCTTTGACTTTTGGGTTGAATGGGCATTTTACCATAATACCATGTGAAATCTATGTTCATTGAAATGGGGTTACTTGAAAACAACTTCATACTTAATATATAGTTTTATGAATATGCTCTGATTATATCAAGGCTTAAATTAAAATCGAGGACATTTGTTTATTAGAAGGACGAGACAGATTAAGGCACATAGATATCATAGAGGCTAAGCAGAAGGCAAGGCAAGGCAAGTCAATCAGATAGTTCGAACCTAAATATGTGAAAACATTTCATTAAAATGCAATCCAGCGTGCacttacaaaatattatgcAAAAACAAGTTgtcattaatttataaattaaaataaatcgcTATCACCTTGCAGTTCTTTTTGGATTCTGTGTGCCAAAACTTATTGCGCGTTTGATAGGTGCCTTGAAGGTTGAAAGTACACTAATACTGGGGCTTCATGGTTAAGGTTGGGGTTTCATGGTTAAGGTGTTGCACTACATCTAGGGATTGCGGTTTGATTTGTGTGGAGGCGCAAGTACTTGGCCTCGCTAAGACTTGAGGCTGGACTCTGGTCTTGCTTTTTAATAACTATGATTTGGGTTTAGAAACTTGATACCCAATTATTGAGAAAGTAGCATGTGTTTTTACAAGGACGTCTTGGTTTGTTCTGGTTAAGATTTGATCCATGGGTCAGCATCTTCCTGCAATTtgctcaaaattttaaaatcccaCTTTGCATCTGTATCAGAAAGAATTTTATTGTGTAGGTAACGGGGCTCGTTCATCTCGTTTCCAAGCGTTCAAGTTTCGTAATAGGTATGTGTGCCTGCAGCTATGACTTTTGTTTTACATTTTGACTGTTGATTGTATCTCATGGCATATGCATTTGCGTATATATTCTCAGGCTCTTACCATGATGAAAGGCATGAGATTGCGAATGTGCTGGAAGATGCAAGGTTGAGGATAACACAAGGGAGAAAGATCAGTAGTGTCAAGGATTTCATTTAGTTATTGTCTAGTTTTGTTTAAGTTTATCACCTGTTGCCACGATTATGCTATTTATTTTGTGCAATTTTTTTGCTTATCTTATTTGGGCTTAATCTTTTGGTTCAAATTATATTAGACTTTGAATGTATTGAAGGATTGGATTTGTGGGAGTATTTCaaataaaagatttgaaatGCATGGATTTCGAATGACCAAGTTAGATAGTGGACTAAAAAATACTAGTCCTATGAGGCAATTAGAATGCCAAGAGTTCTTATGTAAATATGATACTAATGAAATACTAGTCTTAAGGTAATTAGGATACTAGAATTATGTTAATTGAATACTAATAAAAGATCAATGCTAATGCACTTAAACAACTAAAACTTTccagaaaataataaatagaaagctaaaacattaatttttttctgcATCAATCTCCTCATCTTGAAGAAGACTTGTCCTCGAGTTGCAATGGTGAAAAGAAATTGGAGATGTTCATGTAACTTGGAAGATCAATTTTATAGGCACTGTCACCATTCTTCTCGAGAATTTGGTAAGAactaattttcttgtctttgagATTACTGTAAGTACCGATTGGAAGTCTGTTATTGCGTATATGGACGACTGCCAAATCTCCCTCACTAAATTTCTTCTCGTGTCTATACTTGTCTGCTGGTGATACCGAGTATTAACCTCGTCGAGATTTTCTTCAAATCATCATGGATCCGCTGAATATTCTCCACAAATTCCTCTACATGACAGACGAAGGAAGATGAATCAAATCCATTATATGCTCTTGAGCACTAGCCCAGAGGCTAAGCGTAAGGCAAGGCGCACAATTCGATAGATAGAATCTAAATACGTTAAACATTTCATTATATGCAGCGGAGTATATACTTGCAAACTATTATGCAAAAACAAATTGtcattaatttataaatgaaattCACTATTATCTTGCATTTCCTTTTGGATCCATACAGTTAATGTCCGAGGCTTGACTTAGCCTTGCTGAGATTTGAGGCTAGACGCTGTCTTGTGTGtttaataattatgatatgatttggGATGCTTGAGAAAGCTGCCCTTATTTAGATTTGATCCATGGGTTAGCATGCACGTGCGATTTGCACAAAAAAATAGTGAAATTCCCTTCGCATCTTGTCAGAATGAATTTGATTGTGTAGGTACAGGGACTTTTTGATTGTGTAGGTACAGGGACTTGTCCATCCTGTTTCCAATTGTTCAAGTTTCATGGTAGGTATGTGTGCCGCACTATGATGTTCTGTCTGTTGATTGTTTATCATGGCCCATTCCTTTTGCTTATATATTTTCTGCCGCTGATCACGATGAAGGCCATGATTTTGTGAAGGTGCTGGATGATGTTGAGGATGAGGACGAGGATGACGCAAAGGAAAAAGATTAGTAGAGCTTAGGATTTTATGAGTTGTCGTCTAGTTATATATCTTTTAAGTTATGATAATGctatttattttgtataggATTTTTTCTTTCTTGAGGAATTTATGTTTGAAACTTGTTAATTTATTGAAAGTTTTGATTCTACATTTTCTCATTCCCATATTCTATTGTAGAATACCAATAATTAGAAGTCTGCATTAGATGTTTTATagggaaaaaaataattgatttgtgAATTCATTTCGAAGACTGGCAGTCACTGTGAAGAGTCCTTTGAGCAATGCAATGCTACCCTTGTACAAACCAGTTGGGCTCTGTGGCTACTGCAGAAATTTGATGGTCTTTTACATTTTACAAGAGATCGGACTTGCACTGTTAAGATTTtattgaaatgaaataaatttattttaacttttATATGGAAATAATTGTGTGTGAATGTGCCTTTTGCATTAGAATTTATTTGCAAAGTTGAGCCCAGATCAGCATACTATCAAGTATTTGGGGACGAGTGGGTGGGTTTAGCAGACTACCAACCACCCACAAACGACTATCAAAGATTTGTGCCAAATGCAGATGTCTTAACTTCAACTCCGGTCCTTGGACTTTCGACTTTCGCTAAGGCATTTATTCTTGAATCTGACGCTTCCAAGGTGCCCAATTCAAGTTCCAGATCGATAGCACGCACCAGAGGCATATTTTTAGCAAAAAATTGAGCAAAGGGCATCCGCATATGTCCACCAGAACTTCAAATATTTCTATAAGGTATTATTGGTTTCTTTTGTACAAAGGACGATATTTTTTATCCAGCAAATCACCTT comes from Primulina huaijiensis isolate GDHJ02 chromosome 2, ASM1229523v2, whole genome shotgun sequence and encodes:
- the LOC140971334 gene encoding putative F-box protein At3g10240 isoform X5 — its product is MGHIGWLYCEYGLFITLERILISPPAGYRFRSLMHLQCLIEPENLRNSWKLEPEKMWSHEKMWPLGGFEWAELPEDLKVEILCRLQSKALMRLKCVSKSWYFLISYACAPMISSLSRSATFCGFFYTHKIVRLGRHFLDFLSAEEYSGEFYPRYLPELSGLWKSRRAFLPFEDTPSAIQSYCNGLFILVRSGSNPTEYIVCNPTTCEYIELPINPHHIGDDNDPHVASLAFDPSDSTMSFKVVRRAADVSLSHPIKLDLFTSDSGNWATRVLVLDHVLHGFNWIDHSVYVNGLLYVISLAKYLLGFNLRFTTKTDITHLAIELPHKEKFDDCGSFGTSRGCVVYSNNDKSKILVWRLEHGVHWILQHIVSIDEMVSQHPRHRWLRWLHNMGEIEVYGFHPKSEVIFVGTPRLVLQYSPNTKQLKIFRQFRRGREIVCGQYKMYPSSCCPVILNGVLSSSNL
- the LOC140961209 gene encoding uncharacterized protein; the protein is MHRPTTRRTSILLPPRFLPAFLFFSVGCICFSAFPNSPSFCAPSSFKSSCSARTSRPTGRQRQPRRVSIFIPPLLLPDFLFSSVGCICCSVIPNSPSFCATFSFKASCSARSSRPTGKKRHPANCSYYEAPASYPYGKLVLSCCIQYESSSYKER
- the LOC140971334 gene encoding uncharacterized protein isoform X1, with amino-acid sequence MGHIGWLYCEYGLFITLERILISPPAGYRFRSLMHLQCLIEPENLRNSWKLEPEKMWSHEKMWPLGGFEWAELPEDLKVEILCRLQSKALMRLKCVSKSWYFLISYACAPMISSLSRSATFCGFFYTHKIVRLGRHFLDFLSAEEYSGEFYPRYLPELSGLWKSRRAFLPFEDTPSAIQSYCNGLFILVRSGSNPTEYIVCNPTTCEYIELPINPHHIGDDNDPHVASLAFDPSDSTMSFKVVRRAADVSLSHPIKLDLFTSDSGNWATRVLVLDHVLHGFNWIDHSVYVNGLLYVISLAKYLLGFNLRFTTKTDITHLAIELPHKEKFDDCGSFGTSRGCVVYSNNDKSKILVWRLEHGVHWILQHIVSIDEMVSQHPRHRWLRWLHNMGEIEVYGFHPKSEVIFVGTPRLVLQYSPNTKQLKIFRQFRRGREIVCGQYKMYPSSCCPVILNGVLSSSRKGGYGRVFECRHKLDGMTYAVKKIPFNEDNEDQVIQEVKIMAQLHHPNIVRYHQSWIEEGYDLSSADDESCSTDNSNPPTKTLYVAMEFCHGGTLEGIIKNPLDMGTIEKYFTQMAKGLGHIHEKGIIHRDLSKQNVMLDSNGDIKIGDFGFAMLFDRGADGSSMTSTSGPVGNVSYRSPEMTRSPTFINDKTDIFSLGLMMFEMVHHMTTQSERARKFDQIRNGSLDWSTINLRSYDFIIELLEINPCKRSSAKEVLDLVGDLREF
- the LOC140971334 gene encoding putative F-box protein At3g10240 isoform X3, with protein sequence MGHIGWLYCEYGLFITLERILISPPAGYRFRSLMHLQCLIEPENLRNSWKLEPEKMWSHEKMWPLGGFEWAELPEDLKVEILCRLQSKALMRLKCVSKSWYFLISYACAPMISSLSRSATFCGFFYTHKIVRLGRHFLDFLSAEEYSGEFYPRYLPELSGLWKSRRAFLPFEDTPSAIQSYCNGLFILVRSGSNPTEYIVCNPTTCEYIELPINPHHIGDDNDPHVASLAFDPSDSTMSFKVVRRAADVSLSHPIKLDLFTSDSGNWATRVLVLDHVLHGFNWIDHSVYVNGLLYVISLAKYLLGFNLRFTTKTDITHLAIELPHKEKFDDCGSFGTSRGCVVYSNNDKSKILVWRLEHGVHWILQHIVSIDEMVSQHPRHRWLRWLHNMGEIEVYGFHPKSEVIFVGTPRLVLQYSPNTKQLKIFRQFRRGREIVCGQYKMYPSSCCPVILNGVLSSSKGRDRLRHIDIIEAKQKARQGKSIR
- the LOC140971334 gene encoding putative F-box protein At3g10240 isoform X2, with the protein product MGHIGWLYCEYGLFITLERILISPPAGYRFRSLMHLQCLIEPENLRNSWKLEPEKMWSHEKMWPLGGFEWAELPEDLKVEILCRLQSKALMRLKCVSKSWYFLISYACAPMISSLSRSATFCGFFYTHKIVRLGRHFLDFLSAEEYSGEFYPRYLPELSGLWKSRRAFLPFEDTPSAIQSYCNGLFILVRSGSNPTEYIVCNPTTCEYIELPINPHHIGDDNDPHVASLAFDPSDSTMSFKVVRRAADVSLSHPIKLDLFTSDSGNWATRVLVLDHVLHGFNWIDHSVYVNGLLYVISLAKYLLGFNLRFTTKTDITHLAIELPHKEKFDDCGSFGTSRGCVVYSNNDKSKILVWRLEHGVHWILQHIVSIDEMVSQHPRHRWLRWLHNMGEIEVYGFHPKSEVIFVGTPRLVLQYSPNTKQLKIFRQFRRGREIVCGQYKMYPSSCCPVILNGVLSSSRLPRGIEQYMLLLPIPFKHDTLVDIFTKLLLL
- the LOC140971334 gene encoding putative F-box protein At3g10240 isoform X4, whose product is MGHIGWLYCEYGLFITLERILISPPAGYRFRSLMHLQCLIEPENLRNSWKLEPEKMWSHEKMWPLGGFEWAELPEDLKVEILCRLQSKALMRLKCVSKSWYFLISYACAPMISSLSRSATFCGFFYTHKIVRLGRHFLDFLSAEEYSGEFYPRYLPELSGLWKSRRAFLPFEDTPSAIQSYCNGLFILVRSGSNPTEYIVCNPTTCEYIELPINPHHIGDDNDPHVASLAFDPSDSTMSFKVVRRAADVSLSHPIKLDLFTSDSGNWATRVLVLDHVLHGFNWIDHSVYVNGLLYVISLAKYLLGFNLRFTTKTDITHLAIELPHKEKFDDCGSFGTSRGCVVYSNNDKSKILVWRLEHGVHWILQHIVSIDEMVSQHPRHRWLRWLHNMGEIEVYGFHPKSEVIFVGTPRLVLQYSPNTKQLKIFRQFRRGREIVCGQYKMYPSSCCPVILNGVLSSSSNGARSSRFQAFKFRNRLLP